One genomic window of Punica granatum isolate Tunisia-2019 chromosome 1, ASM765513v2, whole genome shotgun sequence includes the following:
- the LOC116203884 gene encoding uncharacterized protein LOC116203884, whose protein sequence is MGLKPTELLPLSSLLFFFPKTLTFPSPSWPSTPSSPGSRVAASRSSSSDRDDHSGSTPWFQSRSFLLCLLPVLRCHHGSRPCKMTGQLRQPQCCPFPTILHLSPSLPTLTSDNSYPRQEKKFGADPNDENASSASENAGYLSAERCEIG, encoded by the exons ATGGGCCTGAAGCCCACCGAACTG CTCCCCCTGTCGTccctcctgttcttcttcccgAAAACCCTAACTTTCCCTTCTCCTTCGTGGCCTTCGACTCCCAGTTCGCCGGGTAGCCGTGTAGCAGCCAGCAGGAGCTCTTCAAGTGACCGGGACGACCACAGTGGTAGCACGCCTTGGTTCCAGTCCCGCTCATTCCTCCTCTGCCTCCTCCCTGTCCTCC GTTGTCATCATGGCTCTCGACCATGTAAG ATGACTGGTCAACTCCGACAGCCTCAATGCTGCCCTTTCCCAACgattcttcacctttctccaTCTCTACCAACACTCACAAGCGACAACAGTTACCCTAGACAAG AAAAGAAATTCGGAGCCGACCCGAATGATGAAAATGCTTCCTCTGCCTCAGAAAATGCGGGGTATCTTTCAGCTGAAAGATGTGAAATTGGGTGA